From Bradyrhizobium symbiodeficiens, the proteins below share one genomic window:
- a CDS encoding DUF899 domain-containing protein — translation MMTSIDNAGTNGQSAMQTPPVVSPQDWEAARQQLLVKEKAHTRARDALAAERRRMPWMEVAKTYAFEGPGGKVSLLDLFQGRRQLIVYRAFFEPGVFGWPDHACRGCSMVADQVAHVSHLNARDTTLVFASRAPQADIIRLKKRMGWTMPWVTITDSFDADLGVDEWHGTNVFYHDGTRIFRTYFVKSRGDEQMGGTWNYLDITPLGRQEVWEDSPKGYPQTPTYKWWNWHDSYTEGAAPDKKWVEISDAGEKAFREEAAEGRD, via the coding sequence ATGATGACATCAATAGACAACGCAGGGACGAACGGACAGAGCGCCATGCAGACACCGCCGGTGGTGTCGCCGCAGGACTGGGAGGCCGCCCGTCAGCAACTGCTCGTGAAGGAAAAGGCGCATACCCGTGCCCGCGATGCCCTGGCCGCCGAGCGCCGGCGCATGCCGTGGATGGAAGTTGCCAAAACCTATGCGTTCGAGGGGCCCGGCGGCAAGGTCAGCCTGCTCGACCTGTTCCAGGGCCGGCGGCAGCTGATCGTCTACCGCGCCTTCTTCGAGCCCGGCGTGTTCGGCTGGCCCGATCACGCCTGCCGGGGCTGCTCCATGGTGGCCGACCAGGTCGCCCATGTCTCGCATCTGAATGCCCGCGACACCACGCTGGTGTTCGCCTCGCGGGCGCCGCAGGCCGACATCATCAGGCTGAAGAAGCGGATGGGCTGGACCATGCCGTGGGTCACGATCACCGACAGCTTCGACGCCGATCTCGGCGTCGACGAATGGCATGGCACGAACGTGTTCTACCATGACGGGACGCGCATCTTTCGCACCTATTTCGTCAAGAGCCGCGGCGACGAGCAGATGGGCGGCACCTGGAACTATCTCGATATCACCCCGCTCGGCCGCCAGGAGGTCTGGGAGGATTCGCCGAAGGGCTATCCGCAGACGCCGACCTACAAATGGTGGAACTGGCACGACAGCTATACGGAAGGTGCTGCGCCCGACAAGAAATGGGTCGAGATATCCGATGCCGGCGAGAAGGCCTTTCGCGAGGAGGCCGCGGAAGGGCGTGACTAG
- a CDS encoding helix-turn-helix domain-containing protein, with amino-acid sequence MESLINAAARALEAGDPLGALNRVALRNDAPSLALRGIAMAQLGDLAKAKTLLRSAARAFGPREAVARARCVVAEAEIALVSRDLGRPAKMLAAARATLEKHGDVANATHAGHIEARRLLLVGQLDEAERILAELGPSPLPPAPQVVRELVVAGIAIRRLRTKDARAALARAARAASLAGIPGLTAEVESTNRVLDTPAARLITRGDERPLLLEQVEELAASDALVVDTFHHSVRRRSTIVSLGTRPVLFALARILAQAWPADVTREALMAGAFRARHVDESHRARLRVEIGRLRAKLKPFADVAATKQGFALTPRKTRQVVVLARPVEEKHAAVLAFLSDGEPWSSSALALALGTSARTVQRALDELARSNKVQSFGHGRARRWMMPPVPGFPTGLLLPGPLLKT; translated from the coding sequence ATGGAGTCGCTGATCAATGCCGCAGCGCGTGCGCTGGAGGCCGGCGATCCGCTCGGCGCGCTGAACCGCGTCGCGTTGCGCAACGACGCACCGTCGCTGGCGCTGCGCGGCATCGCGATGGCGCAGCTCGGCGACCTCGCAAAGGCGAAGACGCTGCTGCGAAGCGCCGCGCGCGCGTTCGGTCCGCGCGAGGCGGTGGCGCGCGCGAGATGCGTGGTGGCCGAAGCCGAGATTGCGCTGGTCTCGCGCGATCTCGGCCGGCCTGCGAAAATGCTCGCGGCGGCACGGGCGACGCTCGAAAAGCACGGCGATGTCGCCAATGCCACGCATGCAGGCCACATCGAGGCACGCCGCCTCCTTCTCGTGGGACAGCTCGACGAAGCCGAACGTATCCTCGCCGAGCTCGGCCCCTCCCCGCTGCCGCCTGCCCCGCAGGTCGTCCGCGAGCTCGTGGTCGCCGGCATCGCAATACGGCGGCTCAGAACCAAAGACGCGCGCGCGGCGCTTGCCCGGGCGGCTCGCGCAGCGAGCCTGGCAGGCATCCCTGGGCTCACAGCCGAGGTCGAGAGCACGAACCGCGTGCTCGATACGCCCGCAGCGCGCCTGATCACGCGTGGCGACGAACGTCCGTTGCTGCTGGAGCAGGTCGAAGAGCTCGCGGCTTCGGACGCGCTCGTCGTGGACACTTTCCATCATTCGGTGCGCAGGCGGAGCACGATCGTATCGCTCGGGACCCGCCCCGTGCTGTTCGCGCTCGCTCGCATCCTGGCGCAGGCCTGGCCCGCGGACGTCACGCGCGAGGCGCTGATGGCAGGGGCGTTTCGGGCGAGACACGTCGATGAATCGCACCGCGCGCGCCTGCGGGTGGAGATCGGCCGGCTCCGCGCCAAGCTCAAGCCATTCGCCGATGTGGCCGCGACGAAGCAGGGTTTTGCGCTGACACCGCGCAAGACGCGGCAGGTCGTGGTGCTGGCGCGGCCCGTCGAGGAGAAACACGCGGCTGTCCTCGCCTTCCTCTCCGACGGCGAGCCGTGGTCGAGCTCGGCGCTCGCGCTGGCGCTCGGGACCAGCGCGCGCACGGTGCAGCGGGCGCTCGACGAGCTGGCGCGATCGAACAAGGTGCAGTCGTTCGGACATGGGCGGGCGCGGCGCTGGATGATGCCGCCCGTCCCGGGTTTCCCGACAGGCTTGTTACTCCCGGGACCGCTCCTGAAGACGTAA